The proteins below come from a single Papaver somniferum cultivar HN1 chromosome 11, ASM357369v1, whole genome shotgun sequence genomic window:
- the LOC113323259 gene encoding putative bifunctional dihydrofolate reductase-thymidylate synthase isoform X1: MFCNSIRILPIASLQHLLKVRFRGTFSGSPPLRGFGVLKEIAEYKDCLRFTVMAGYNTLTDAPNGDSNIHSKPLRTYQVVVAATRNMGIGKDGKLPWRLPSDLKFFKEVTMGTSDPSKKNAVVMGRKTWESIPMEYRPLPGRLNVVLTRSGSFDIATAENVISCSSMASALERLAASPYCLLVEKVFVIGGGQVLREALNAPGCDAIHFTEIENNIECDTFIPPVDSALYKPWYSSFPRVENNIRHSFVTYVRLKSSLESVVKNETFDNNRDSSKSETEKFTFLPKMIFERHEEYNYLKLVQDIISNGNTKDDRTGTGTLSKFGSQMRFNLRKSFPLLTTKKVFWRAVVEELLWFISGSTNAKVLQQKGIHIWDGNASRDYLDSIGLTDREEGDLGPVYGFQWRHFGARYTNMHADYSGQGFDQLVDVIEKIKNKPDDRRIILSAWNPSDLSLVALPPCHMFAQFYVANGELSCQMYQRSADMGLGVPFNIASYSLLTCMIAHVCDLVPGDFIHVIGDAHAYKTHVRPLQKQLQKLPRPFPTLEISPEKKDIDSFVVSDFKLMDYDPHQKIEMKMAV; this comes from the exons ATGTTTTG TAATTCAATCAGGATTTTACCAATAGCATCTCTACAACACCTACTCAAAGTTCGTTTTCGTGGAACTTTCTCGGGGTCTCCACCTTTACGAGGATTTGGCGTCTTGAAGGAAATTGCAGAGTATAAAGATTGTCTTAGATTTACCGTTATGGCTGGTTACAACACCCTTACAGATGCTCCTAATGGCGATTCAAATATTCATTCTAAGCCTTTAAGGACTTACCAAGTTGTGGTAGCAGCAACTAGAAATATGGGCATAGGAAAGGATGGCAAATTGCCATGGAGATTACCTTCTGACCTCAAGTTTTTCAAGGAGGTTACTATGGGTACATCAGATCCTTCTAAAAAGAATGCAGTGGTTATGGGTAGAAAAACATGGGAAAGTATCCCAATGGAATATCGACCTTTACCTGGTCGTCTGAATGTTGTGCTTACCCGTTCTGGAAGTTTTGACATTGCAACTGCGGAGAATGTTATTAGTTGTTCAAGCATGGCTTCAGCTTTGGAACGATTAGCAGCATCTCCTTATTGTCTATTGGTTGAGAAAGTTTTCGTTATAGGAGGTGGTCAAGTATTGAG GGAAGCTCTGAATGCTCCGGGATGTGATGCAATCCATTTTACTGAAATTGAGAACAATATTGAGTGTGACACTTTCATCCCTCCTGTTGATTCCGCGCTTTACAAGCCGTGGTACTCGTCCTTCCCGCGGGTAGAAAACAACATTCGGCATTCTTTTGTGACTTATGTTCGGCTCAAGAGTTCCTTGGAGTCAGTTGTTAAAAATGAGACATTTGATAATAATAGAGATTCCAGTAAATCTGAGACGGAAAAGTTCACCTTTTTGCCTAAGATGATTTTCGAGAGGCATGAAGAGTACAATTATTTGAAGCTGGTTCAGGATATCATTTCTAATGGTAACACAAAAGATGATAGAACCGGGACTGGGACCCTGTCAAAGTTTGGTTCCCAG ATGAGGTTTAATCTCCGGAAATCTTTCCCACTTCTGACAACTAAG AAAGTATTTTGGCGAGCTGTTGTTGAAGAACTTTTGTGGTTTATCAGTGGTTCAACAAATGCAAAG GTTTTACAACAGAAAGGCATTCACATTTGGGATGGTAATGCATCACGAGACTACCTTGACAG CATTGGTTTAACAGACAGGGAAGAGGGTGACTTAGGACCCGTATATGGGTTCCAATGGAGACACTTCGGTGCTAG GTACACTAATATGCATGCGGATTACAGTGGGCAAGGATTTGATCAGTTGGTAGATGTAATTGAAAAGATAAAGAACAAACCTGATGACAGGCGAATCATTCTTTCAGCTTGGAATCCATCGGATCTTAGTTTAGTGGCACTTCCACCATGTCACATGTTTGCACAG TTTTACGTAGCCAATGGGGAGCTATCATGCCAAATGTATCAACGATCTGCTGACATGGGTCTTGGTGTGCCGTTCAACATTGCATCTTATTCTCTTTTGACATGCATGATTGCTCATGTTTGCG ATCTTGTTCCTGGTGATTTCATCCATGTTATTGGTGATGCCCACGCTTACAAAACCCATGTTAGGCCTCTAcagaaacaacttcagaaacttcCTAGACCTTTTCCT ACTTTGGAGATCAGTCCCGAGAAGAAGGATATAGATTCTTTTGTGGTGTCTGATTTCAAGCTAATGGATTACGATCCTCACCAGAAGATAGAGATGAAAATGGCAGTTTAG
- the LOC113323259 gene encoding bifunctional dihydrofolate reductase-thymidylate synthase-like isoform X2 — protein MAGYNTLTDAPNGDSNIHSKPLRTYQVVVAATRNMGIGKDGKLPWRLPSDLKFFKEVTMGTSDPSKKNAVVMGRKTWESIPMEYRPLPGRLNVVLTRSGSFDIATAENVISCSSMASALERLAASPYCLLVEKVFVIGGGQVLREALNAPGCDAIHFTEIENNIECDTFIPPVDSALYKPWYSSFPRVENNIRHSFVTYVRLKSSLESVVKNETFDNNRDSSKSETEKFTFLPKMIFERHEEYNYLKLVQDIISNGNTKDDRTGTGTLSKFGSQMRFNLRKSFPLLTTKKVFWRAVVEELLWFISGSTNAKVLQQKGIHIWDGNASRDYLDSIGLTDREEGDLGPVYGFQWRHFGARYTNMHADYSGQGFDQLVDVIEKIKNKPDDRRIILSAWNPSDLSLVALPPCHMFAQFYVANGELSCQMYQRSADMGLGVPFNIASYSLLTCMIAHVCDLVPGDFIHVIGDAHAYKTHVRPLQKQLQKLPRPFPTLEISPEKKDIDSFVVSDFKLMDYDPHQKIEMKMAV, from the exons ATGGCTGGTTACAACACCCTTACAGATGCTCCTAATGGCGATTCAAATATTCATTCTAAGCCTTTAAGGACTTACCAAGTTGTGGTAGCAGCAACTAGAAATATGGGCATAGGAAAGGATGGCAAATTGCCATGGAGATTACCTTCTGACCTCAAGTTTTTCAAGGAGGTTACTATGGGTACATCAGATCCTTCTAAAAAGAATGCAGTGGTTATGGGTAGAAAAACATGGGAAAGTATCCCAATGGAATATCGACCTTTACCTGGTCGTCTGAATGTTGTGCTTACCCGTTCTGGAAGTTTTGACATTGCAACTGCGGAGAATGTTATTAGTTGTTCAAGCATGGCTTCAGCTTTGGAACGATTAGCAGCATCTCCTTATTGTCTATTGGTTGAGAAAGTTTTCGTTATAGGAGGTGGTCAAGTATTGAG GGAAGCTCTGAATGCTCCGGGATGTGATGCAATCCATTTTACTGAAATTGAGAACAATATTGAGTGTGACACTTTCATCCCTCCTGTTGATTCCGCGCTTTACAAGCCGTGGTACTCGTCCTTCCCGCGGGTAGAAAACAACATTCGGCATTCTTTTGTGACTTATGTTCGGCTCAAGAGTTCCTTGGAGTCAGTTGTTAAAAATGAGACATTTGATAATAATAGAGATTCCAGTAAATCTGAGACGGAAAAGTTCACCTTTTTGCCTAAGATGATTTTCGAGAGGCATGAAGAGTACAATTATTTGAAGCTGGTTCAGGATATCATTTCTAATGGTAACACAAAAGATGATAGAACCGGGACTGGGACCCTGTCAAAGTTTGGTTCCCAG ATGAGGTTTAATCTCCGGAAATCTTTCCCACTTCTGACAACTAAG AAAGTATTTTGGCGAGCTGTTGTTGAAGAACTTTTGTGGTTTATCAGTGGTTCAACAAATGCAAAG GTTTTACAACAGAAAGGCATTCACATTTGGGATGGTAATGCATCACGAGACTACCTTGACAG CATTGGTTTAACAGACAGGGAAGAGGGTGACTTAGGACCCGTATATGGGTTCCAATGGAGACACTTCGGTGCTAG GTACACTAATATGCATGCGGATTACAGTGGGCAAGGATTTGATCAGTTGGTAGATGTAATTGAAAAGATAAAGAACAAACCTGATGACAGGCGAATCATTCTTTCAGCTTGGAATCCATCGGATCTTAGTTTAGTGGCACTTCCACCATGTCACATGTTTGCACAG TTTTACGTAGCCAATGGGGAGCTATCATGCCAAATGTATCAACGATCTGCTGACATGGGTCTTGGTGTGCCGTTCAACATTGCATCTTATTCTCTTTTGACATGCATGATTGCTCATGTTTGCG ATCTTGTTCCTGGTGATTTCATCCATGTTATTGGTGATGCCCACGCTTACAAAACCCATGTTAGGCCTCTAcagaaacaacttcagaaacttcCTAGACCTTTTCCT ACTTTGGAGATCAGTCCCGAGAAGAAGGATATAGATTCTTTTGTGGTGTCTGATTTCAAGCTAATGGATTACGATCCTCACCAGAAGATAGAGATGAAAATGGCAGTTTAG
- the LOC113322299 gene encoding diaminopimelate decarboxylase 2, chloroplastic-like: MAAVANSLSYSPSPFTKSLKNPSKPFLSKPCVTLKPSFKNLRLTAVVSEKTTTLTPPKAFDHCFSKSDDGFLYCEGLKVQDAIDSVEKRPFYLYSKPQITRNVEAYKQALEGLDSIIGYAIKANNNLKIIEHLRKLGCGAVLVSGNELRLALKAGYDPTKCIFNGNGKLLDDLVLAVQEGVFVNVDSEFDLENIVAASRIAGKKVNVLLRINPDVDPQVHAYVATGNKNSKFGIRNEKLQWFLDEVKAHPNELNLVGAHCHLGSTITKVDIFRDAALLMVNYIDQIRAEGFELSYLNIGGGLGIDYYHAGAILPTPMDLINTVREIVVSRGLKLIIEPGRSLIANTCCLVNRVTGVKTNGTKNFIVIDGSMSELIRPSLYDAYQHIELVSPSDAEISTFDVVGPVCESADFLGKNRELPTPSKGTGLVVHDAGAYCMSMSSTYNLKMRPPEYWVEEDGSLVKIRHGETFDDHLRFFECL; this comes from the exons ATGGCGGCTGTCGCCAATTCACTCTCCTACTCTCCATCACCATTCACTAAATCTctcaaaaacccatcaaaaccatTCTTATCTAAACCCTGTGTGACCCTAAAACCCTCATTCAAAAACCTCAGACTAACAGCAGTTGTATCTGAAAAGACCACAACTCTGACTCCACCCAAGGCCTTCGATCATTGTTTCAGCAAATCTGATGATGGGTTTTTGTATTGTGAAGGTTTGAAAGTTCAGGATGCTATAGATTCAGTGGAAAAGAGACCTTTTTATCTATACAGTAAGCCTCAGATTACACGAAATGTTGAAGCATATAAACAAGCTTTGGAAGGTTTAGATTCGATTATTGGGTATGCAATTAAAGCTAACAATAACTTGAAGATTATTGAGCATTTGAGGAAATTGGGGTGCGGAGCTGTTCTGGTCAGTGGGAATGAACTGAGATTGGCACTTAAAGCTGGATATGATCCCACCAa GTGCATATTTAATGGGAATGGGAAATTGTTGGACGATTTGGTTCTTGCTGTCCAAGAGGGTGTATTTGTGAACGTGGATAGTGAATTTGATTTGGAAAATATCGTGGCAGCTTCCAGGATTGCGGGAAAGAAAGTTAATGTATTGCTTAGGATCAATCCTGATGTTGATCCTCAG GTTCATGCTTATGTTGCTACCGGAAACAAGAATTCCAAATTCGGTATTAGAAATGAAAAGCTTCAATGGTTTCTAGATGAAGTTAAAGCTCATCCTAATGAATTAAACCTCGTGGGAGCTCATTGCCATCTTGGGTCTACCATCACCAAG GTGGACATATTCAGAGATGCCGCTCTCCTAATGGTGAACTATATTGACCAGATAAGAGCTGAAGGGTTTGAACTCAGCTACTTGAACATTGGAGGTGGTCTGGGGATAGATTACTATCATGCTGGTGCTATCCTTCCCACACCCATGGATCTCATTAACACC GTTCGAGAGATAGTTGTTTCCAGAGGTCTTAAGCTCATTATTGAACCTGGTAGATCACTCATTGCCAACACTTGTTGCCTTGTTAATCGGGTCACTGGTGTTAAAACAAATGGAACAAAAAACTTTATTGTGATCGATGGCAGCATGTCTGAACTTATCAGGCCTAGCCTTTACGACGCTTATCAA CACATTGAATTGGTTTCCCCATCTGATGCTGAAATTTCAACCTTTGATGTGGTTGGCCCTGTTTGTGAGTCGGCAGATTTCTTGGGGAAGAATAGAGAACTTCCTACTCCATCTAAG GGAACTGGCTTGGTTGTTCATGATGCTGGTGCATACTGCATGAGTATGTCATCTACTTACAACCTGAAAATGAGACCACCTGAATACTGG GTGGAAGAAGATGGATCTCTGGTGAAAATCCGCCATGGAGAGACTTTTGATGATCACTTAAGGTTCTTTGAATGTTTGTGA